The Mugil cephalus isolate CIBA_MC_2020 chromosome 11, CIBA_Mcephalus_1.1, whole genome shotgun sequence genome includes a window with the following:
- the dyrk1b gene encoding dual specificity tyrosine-phosphorylation-regulated kinase 1B isoform X1, with product MVVTSSVEEKTVPSRRMVQSEPWITSTLLRKNKSVSSSGCPPTSSSSFSSSSSSSSSSTAQGFSLAEPAMTSQHTHTHPSFSSIHSMAEQQQVLTDMTILQRRIPPSFRDPASAPLRKLSVDLIKTYKHINEVYYTKKKRRAQQVPPEDSSTKKERKVYNDGYDDDNYDYIVKNGEKWLDRYEIDSLIGKGSFGQVVKAYDHHEQEWVAIKIIKNKKAFLNQAQIELRLLELMNKHDTEMKYYIVHLKRHFMFRNHLCLVFELLSYNLYDLLRNTNFRGVSLNLTRKFAQQLCTALLFLATPELSIIHCDLKPENILLCNPKRSAIKIVDFGSSCQLGQRIYQYIQSRFYRSPEVLLGMPYDLAIDMWSLGCILVEMHTGEPLFSGSNEVDQMNKIVEVLGVPPSHMLDAAPKARKYFDKLSDGLWTVKKNKDVKKEYKPPATRRLHEILGVETGGPGGRRAGEPGHAPCDYLKFKDLILRMLDYDPKSRITPFYALQHNFFKKTTDEGTNTSSSTSTSPAMDHSHSTSTTSSVSSSGGSSGSSNDNRNYRYSNRYYNSAVTHSDYEMTSPQAPSQQQMRMWPGSDGGGGGQDPAYTQLLLHKPAASQPHQRHFLDPPHHPHPTYSHHGNGGRGLRQAGQTGIGGGGGGGQQESSPQMSDSMDVGVSLGLHHLGAVSSMEASQFGSASLPLALPLGLSAFRTRTAPSAPGQQAPPPEDYYPASNNNNPAAGGRGRPDSDEGPANS from the exons GTGTAAGCAGCTCAGGATGTCcgcccacctcctcctcctccttctcctcctcctcctcctcctcctcctcctccactgcccAGGGCTTCTCCCTCGCTGAGCCAGCCATGACCAGCCAGCACACTCATACACacccctccttcagctccatCCACTCCATGGccgagcagcagcag GTGCTGACTGATATGACCATACTCCAGCGGAGGATCCCCCCTAGTTTCAGAGACCCTGCCAGCGCCCCATTGAGGAAACTCTCTGTTGACCTCATCAAAACTTACAAGCACATCAATGAG GTGTACTATACTAAGAAGAAGCGGCGGGCCCAGCAGGTCCCTCCTGAGGACAGCAGCacgaagaaggagagaaaagtcTATAACGATGGTTACGATGACGACAACTACGACTACATTGTCAAAAATGGAGAGAAGTGGCTGGACCGCTATGAGATAGACTCATTGATCGGAAAGGGCTCCTTCGGACAG GTGGTGAAGGCCTACGACCACCACGAGCAGGAGTGGGTCGCCATTAAGATCATTAAGAACAAAAAGGCATTTTTAAACCAGGCACAGATTGAACTACGCCTGCTGGAGCTCATGAACAAACATGACACTGAGATGAAATATTACATag TCCACCTGAAGCGTCACTTTATGTTTAGGAACCATCTCTGTTTGGTGTTTGAGTTGTTGAGCTACAACCTGTACGATCTGCTGAGGAACACCAACTTCAGAGGAGTCTCCCTCAACCTCACCAGGAAATTTGCACAGCAGCTCTGTACAG cattattattcCTGGCAACTCcagagctgtcaatcatccaCTGCGACCTGAAACCAGAGAACATCTTGCTATGTAACCCCAAGAGATCTGCCATCAAAATAGTTGACTTTGGATCCTCCTGTCAGCTTGGACAGAGg ATCTACCAGTACATCCAGAGCAGGTTCTACCGCTCTCCTGAGGTTCTGCTGGGGATGCCATATGACCTGGCTATCGACATGTGGTCTCTGGGATGCATCCTAGTGGAGATGCACACGGGAGAGCCCCTCTTCAGCGGCTCCAATGAG gttgaCCAGATGAATAAGATTGTGGAGGTTCTGGGGGTTCCACCCAGCCACATGCTGGATGCAGCTCCTAAAGCCAGGAAGTATTTTGACAAGCTGTCAGACGGTCTATGgacagtgaagaagaacaaggatgTCAAGAAG gaGTACAAGCCCCCAGCCACACGGCGTCTTCATGAGATTTTGGGTGTAGAGACTGGGGGCCCCGGGGGCAGGAGGGCAGGAGAGCCAGGACATGCCCCCTGTGATTACCTGAAATTTAAAG aCCTGATCCTACGCATGCTGGACTACGACCCGAAGAGCCGCATCACGCCATTCTACGCCCTGCAGCACAACTTCTTTAAGAAGACGACAGATGAAGGAACCAACACCAGTTCATCTACATCCACCTCTCCTGCAATGGACCACTCCCATTCAACCTCCACTACTAGCTCTGTTTCTAGCTCTG gTGGCTCAAGTGGTTCTTCCAATGATAACCGCAACTACCGCTACAGTAACCGCTACTACAACTCAGCTGTTACACATTCAGACTATGAGATGACCAGCCCTCAG gcTCCCTCCCAGCAGCAGATGAGGATGTGGCCAGGCAgtgatggtggaggtgggggtcAGGACCCAGCATACACCCAGTTGCTGCTCCACAAGCCTGCTGCCTCCCAACCACACCAGCGCCACTTCTTGGACCCACCCCATCACCCCCACCCAACTTACTCACACCACGGGAACGGTGGTCGCGGCCTGAGGCAGGCGGGACAGACGGGCATCGgcggaggtggggggggggggcagcaggAATCCTCACCCCAGATGAGTGACAGCATGGATGTGGGTGTGTCCCTAGGACTGCACCACTTGGGGGCGGTGTCTTCCATGGAGGCCTCTCAGTTTGGCTCTGCATCTCTGCCCCTCGCTCTGCCACTTGGACTGTCTGCCTTCCGGACTCGGACAGCCCCCAGCGCCCCAGGGCAACAAGCCCCACCCCCTGAGGACTACTACCCCGCCTCCAACAACAATAACCCCGCTGCGGGGGGCAGAGGGAGGCCAGACTCAGACGAGGGGCCGGCCAATTCTTGA
- the rrp15 gene encoding RRP15-like protein — MYTAMAKVKTHVPQLGDDAVSKSEDDNDQSGSEGEDLDERLDDGSSDAGENDSGGEESDGEGGDGSDEEGGDGSDEQGGDGGDEEGEDGNANAGWAEAMAKILGKKTPESKSTILVKNKELVKIKAKEKQEQMERKQQDDKKRAWEMMFREKPDVVKDRETERALQRIATRGVVQLFNAVRKHQKTVDDKVKEAGGSERKKVKILSSVSKKDFIDVLRRTEGGGRVSVKTEKEAAGDAEDKSGWNVLRDDFMMGASMKDWDKDSDKEEADANAGGGLEASDSD, encoded by the exons ATGTACACCGCGATGGCTAAAGTGAAAACACACGTGCCGCAGCTTG GTGATGACGCAGTCTCTAAGTCTGAGGACGACAATGACCAGAGTGGTTCGGAAGGAGAGGATCTGGACGAAAGGTTAGATGATGGATCGAGCGACGCGGGAGAAAATGACAGCGGCGGCGAAGAGAGCGACGGGGAGGGCGGAGACGGAAGTGATGAGGAGGGCGGAGACGGAAGTGATGAGCAGGGCGGAGACGGAGGtgatgaggagggagaggacggTAACGCCAACGCCGGATGGGCCGAGGCGATGGCAAAGATCCTGGGGAAGAAAACCCCCGAGAGCAAGAGCACCATCCTGGTGAAGAACAAGGAACTGGTCAAGATCAAGgccaaagaaaaacaggagcagATGGAGCGGAAGCAGCAG GATGACAAGAAGCGTGCGTGGGAGATGATGTTTCGAGAGAAGCCAGACGTGGTGAAAGACCGTGAGACGGAGCGAGCTCTTCAGAGAATAGCTACGAG GGGAGTGGTGCAGCTTTTCAACGCCGTgagaaaacaccagaaaacCGTGGACGACAAGGTGAAGGAAGCCGGGGGCTCGGAGAGGAAGAAGGTCAAGATTCTGTCCTCCGTCTCAAAGAAAGACTTCATAGACGTTctgaggaggacggagggaggcGGCAGAGTCTCTGTCAAGACTGAGAAGGAAGCT GCGGGTGACGCGGAGGACAAGTCTGGCTGGAACGTCCTCAGAGACGACTTCATGATGGGAGCCAGCATGAAAGACTGGGACAAAGACAGTGACAAGGAAGAGGCCGATGCTAACGCGGGGGGAGGCCTGGAAGCGAGTGATTCAGACTGA
- the dyrk1b gene encoding dual specificity tyrosine-phosphorylation-regulated kinase 1B isoform X2, whose translation MTSQHTHTHPSFSSIHSMAEQQQVLTDMTILQRRIPPSFRDPASAPLRKLSVDLIKTYKHINEVYYTKKKRRAQQVPPEDSSTKKERKVYNDGYDDDNYDYIVKNGEKWLDRYEIDSLIGKGSFGQVVKAYDHHEQEWVAIKIIKNKKAFLNQAQIELRLLELMNKHDTEMKYYIVHLKRHFMFRNHLCLVFELLSYNLYDLLRNTNFRGVSLNLTRKFAQQLCTALLFLATPELSIIHCDLKPENILLCNPKRSAIKIVDFGSSCQLGQRIYQYIQSRFYRSPEVLLGMPYDLAIDMWSLGCILVEMHTGEPLFSGSNEVDQMNKIVEVLGVPPSHMLDAAPKARKYFDKLSDGLWTVKKNKDVKKEYKPPATRRLHEILGVETGGPGGRRAGEPGHAPCDYLKFKDLILRMLDYDPKSRITPFYALQHNFFKKTTDEGTNTSSSTSTSPAMDHSHSTSTTSSVSSSGGSSGSSNDNRNYRYSNRYYNSAVTHSDYEMTSPQAPSQQQMRMWPGSDGGGGGQDPAYTQLLLHKPAASQPHQRHFLDPPHHPHPTYSHHGNGGRGLRQAGQTGIGGGGGGGQQESSPQMSDSMDVGVSLGLHHLGAVSSMEASQFGSASLPLALPLGLSAFRTRTAPSAPGQQAPPPEDYYPASNNNNPAAGGRGRPDSDEGPANS comes from the exons ATGACCAGCCAGCACACTCATACACacccctccttcagctccatCCACTCCATGGccgagcagcagcag GTGCTGACTGATATGACCATACTCCAGCGGAGGATCCCCCCTAGTTTCAGAGACCCTGCCAGCGCCCCATTGAGGAAACTCTCTGTTGACCTCATCAAAACTTACAAGCACATCAATGAG GTGTACTATACTAAGAAGAAGCGGCGGGCCCAGCAGGTCCCTCCTGAGGACAGCAGCacgaagaaggagagaaaagtcTATAACGATGGTTACGATGACGACAACTACGACTACATTGTCAAAAATGGAGAGAAGTGGCTGGACCGCTATGAGATAGACTCATTGATCGGAAAGGGCTCCTTCGGACAG GTGGTGAAGGCCTACGACCACCACGAGCAGGAGTGGGTCGCCATTAAGATCATTAAGAACAAAAAGGCATTTTTAAACCAGGCACAGATTGAACTACGCCTGCTGGAGCTCATGAACAAACATGACACTGAGATGAAATATTACATag TCCACCTGAAGCGTCACTTTATGTTTAGGAACCATCTCTGTTTGGTGTTTGAGTTGTTGAGCTACAACCTGTACGATCTGCTGAGGAACACCAACTTCAGAGGAGTCTCCCTCAACCTCACCAGGAAATTTGCACAGCAGCTCTGTACAG cattattattcCTGGCAACTCcagagctgtcaatcatccaCTGCGACCTGAAACCAGAGAACATCTTGCTATGTAACCCCAAGAGATCTGCCATCAAAATAGTTGACTTTGGATCCTCCTGTCAGCTTGGACAGAGg ATCTACCAGTACATCCAGAGCAGGTTCTACCGCTCTCCTGAGGTTCTGCTGGGGATGCCATATGACCTGGCTATCGACATGTGGTCTCTGGGATGCATCCTAGTGGAGATGCACACGGGAGAGCCCCTCTTCAGCGGCTCCAATGAG gttgaCCAGATGAATAAGATTGTGGAGGTTCTGGGGGTTCCACCCAGCCACATGCTGGATGCAGCTCCTAAAGCCAGGAAGTATTTTGACAAGCTGTCAGACGGTCTATGgacagtgaagaagaacaaggatgTCAAGAAG gaGTACAAGCCCCCAGCCACACGGCGTCTTCATGAGATTTTGGGTGTAGAGACTGGGGGCCCCGGGGGCAGGAGGGCAGGAGAGCCAGGACATGCCCCCTGTGATTACCTGAAATTTAAAG aCCTGATCCTACGCATGCTGGACTACGACCCGAAGAGCCGCATCACGCCATTCTACGCCCTGCAGCACAACTTCTTTAAGAAGACGACAGATGAAGGAACCAACACCAGTTCATCTACATCCACCTCTCCTGCAATGGACCACTCCCATTCAACCTCCACTACTAGCTCTGTTTCTAGCTCTG gTGGCTCAAGTGGTTCTTCCAATGATAACCGCAACTACCGCTACAGTAACCGCTACTACAACTCAGCTGTTACACATTCAGACTATGAGATGACCAGCCCTCAG gcTCCCTCCCAGCAGCAGATGAGGATGTGGCCAGGCAgtgatggtggaggtgggggtcAGGACCCAGCATACACCCAGTTGCTGCTCCACAAGCCTGCTGCCTCCCAACCACACCAGCGCCACTTCTTGGACCCACCCCATCACCCCCACCCAACTTACTCACACCACGGGAACGGTGGTCGCGGCCTGAGGCAGGCGGGACAGACGGGCATCGgcggaggtggggggggggggcagcaggAATCCTCACCCCAGATGAGTGACAGCATGGATGTGGGTGTGTCCCTAGGACTGCACCACTTGGGGGCGGTGTCTTCCATGGAGGCCTCTCAGTTTGGCTCTGCATCTCTGCCCCTCGCTCTGCCACTTGGACTGTCTGCCTTCCGGACTCGGACAGCCCCCAGCGCCCCAGGGCAACAAGCCCCACCCCCTGAGGACTACTACCCCGCCTCCAACAACAATAACCCCGCTGCGGGGGGCAGAGGGAGGCCAGACTCAGACGAGGGGCCGGCCAATTCTTGA